A stretch of the Sulfurimonas sp. HSL3-1 genome encodes the following:
- a CDS encoding GNAT family N-acetyltransferase — translation MAIELRRATEEDLPFLTEALHKTFLYLMAQGKDPYCKGFGALSVEEMETYLLEYLDERKARTFILQNAREEIGCIMGKIAPSHLSASGLGLVGWIGLCYVDARFRRADHCVRMYEQLQAWFGSMAIDIIELSYMASNLAAQATWEKLGFEPFRVIAYKKIDPAEEA, via the coding sequence ATGGCTATCGAACTGCGCCGGGCGACGGAAGAGGACCTGCCCTTCCTCACGGAAGCACTCCACAAGACCTTTCTTTATCTGATGGCACAGGGAAAAGACCCCTACTGCAAGGGGTTCGGTGCGCTGAGCGTCGAGGAGATGGAGACGTACCTGCTGGAGTACCTCGACGAACGCAAAGCGCGGACCTTCATCCTGCAAAACGCCCGGGAGGAGATCGGCTGCATCATGGGCAAAATCGCCCCGTCGCACCTCAGTGCTTCCGGGCTGGGACTCGTCGGCTGGATCGGGCTCTGTTATGTCGATGCGCGTTTTCGGCGGGCGGACCACTGCGTGCGGATGTACGAACAGCTTCAGGCCTGGTTCGGCTCCATGGCCATTGACATCATTGAACTGAGCTATATGGCGTCGAACCTCGCCGCGCAGGCAACCTGGGAAAAGCTGGGCTTCGAGCCTTTCCGCGTCATCGCCTACAAAAAGATCGATCCCGCCGAAGAGGCCTAG
- a CDS encoding DUF3995 domain-containing protein: MTLIVLAAITLLIVTALFHIYWAFGGEAGLNRALPTKDGKRLLNPGRLLTFAVALLLFGCAFVAYALYVDASPAKPLLTAGWVLSILFILRAVGDFNAVGFFKKINATDFAAYDTKYFSPLCLSLGMLFALLSSRA, from the coding sequence ATGACGCTTATCGTCCTTGCCGCCATCACGCTTCTGATCGTAACGGCTCTGTTCCATATCTACTGGGCCTTTGGCGGGGAAGCAGGCCTGAACAGGGCGCTGCCGACGAAGGACGGCAAACGCCTTCTCAACCCCGGCCGCCTCCTCACCTTTGCCGTCGCGCTTTTGTTGTTCGGGTGTGCCTTTGTGGCCTACGCGCTTTACGTCGATGCCTCCCCTGCAAAACCGCTTCTCACTGCAGGCTGGGTACTCTCAATACTGTTCATTCTGCGGGCTGTCGGCGACTTCAATGCCGTTGGATTTTTTAAAAAAATCAACGCCACGGATTTTGCGGCGTACGACACAAAATACTTTTCTCCTCTCTGTCTCTCTCTGGGCATGCTCTTTGCCCTGCTCTCCTCCCGCGCATAA
- a CDS encoding iron chaperone — MARKANSRSPEIVPGGVDAYIEKYPQEVRDRLHEIRGIIEAAAPDATETVSYFEMPGYLYEGYDYHGMFAWFSYKRPHVRLHVRPPVLEEHQEELENYATTKSIISFPVDKAIPKALVEKLVKASIRVMKQKPNAPKKPK, encoded by the coding sequence ATGGCACGAAAGGCAAATAGCAGATCCCCCGAGATCGTCCCCGGAGGCGTTGACGCATACATCGAAAAATACCCGCAGGAGGTACGCGATCGTTTACACGAGATCCGCGGCATTATAGAGGCCGCCGCGCCGGATGCCACGGAAACCGTCAGTTACTTTGAAATGCCCGGTTATCTTTATGAGGGGTATGACTATCATGGCATGTTCGCCTGGTTCAGCTACAAGCGTCCCCATGTCCGCTTGCATGTGCGGCCTCCGGTGCTTGAAGAGCATCAAGAGGAGCTTGAAAATTACGCGACGACCAAATCCATCATCAGTTTCCCGGTAGACAAAGCCATACCGAAGGCGCTGGTCGAAAAGCTGGTGAAGGCCAGCATCCGGGTTATGAAGCAGAAACCCAACGCGCCGAAAAAACCAAAATGA
- a CDS encoding efflux RND transporter permease subunit produces the protein MFQKFESFITALLQSRAQKKIILIATLVAFILSVLMIAPTEIVKAKMLPGKNNDTFSIYVDLPNGSSIRQTDAVSQCVTSYIQQEQEVLDTETFLGMGSPLDFAGLIKGSHFKNSENVSEIVVNLTKKHDRGEPSYMMVQRIRPVIQEACQPIVVGTNIKFVEPPAGPPTLAAIVAEIYGRDAAGIRELAGKVAAIFHQTAGLVDIDVMADELYDRFDLKVNSTKITRSGLSIKQVNDIIYLAFEGMDIAVKNSETINEQIPIFLTLSPESKVFSRKDKRALEQKLSGLRLMNSNGLLVPLTEVVDIIPTRANPMIMSKDLHQMVNVVAETDMVSQVYPLMDARHMILDTLSEQYDIEKSGLFDLSLTDKNTGSHYELHWDGEMEVTLDTFRDLGGAFIAALVLIFLLMVVYYKSFTLSGIVLLGSFLSIIGVIVGHFIMDLFSADTFFLTATSLIGFIALIGISSRNSLLLIDFTKSLMSEKGMHKTEALAYAAATRAKPIFLTATAIILASTLLASDAVFGGLGVALIFGTIAAVVASLMVVPVLLHNADLERHFGFKERKAVSVYEP, from the coding sequence ATCTTCCAGAAGTTCGAAAGCTTCATTACGGCGCTACTGCAGAGCAGAGCCCAGAAGAAGATAATCCTGATCGCGACACTCGTTGCCTTCATCCTCTCCGTGCTGATGATCGCACCGACCGAGATCGTCAAGGCGAAGATGCTTCCGGGCAAGAACAACGACACCTTCAGTATCTACGTCGACCTGCCCAACGGCTCCTCCATCCGCCAGACCGACGCCGTCAGCCAGTGCGTCACCTCTTATATCCAGCAGGAGCAGGAGGTGCTCGACACGGAGACCTTCCTCGGCATGGGTTCGCCTCTTGACTTCGCGGGCCTCATCAAGGGAAGCCACTTTAAAAATTCGGAGAACGTCTCCGAGATCGTCGTCAACCTGACCAAGAAGCATGACCGCGGCGAGCCCTCCTACATGATGGTCCAGCGCATCCGCCCGGTGATCCAGGAGGCGTGCCAGCCCATCGTAGTAGGCACGAACATCAAGTTCGTCGAACCGCCGGCGGGACCGCCGACCCTGGCCGCCATTGTCGCCGAGATCTACGGACGCGACGCCGCGGGTATCCGCGAGCTTGCCGGCAAAGTCGCCGCCATCTTCCACCAGACGGCGGGTCTCGTCGACATCGACGTCATGGCCGACGAGCTCTACGACCGTTTCGACCTCAAGGTCAACAGCACGAAGATCACCCGTTCGGGCCTCTCCATCAAGCAGGTCAACGACATCATCTACCTCGCGTTCGAGGGGATGGACATCGCCGTCAAGAACAGCGAAACGATCAACGAACAGATCCCGATCTTCCTGACCCTGAGCCCGGAATCGAAGGTCTTCAGCCGCAAGGACAAACGCGCCCTCGAACAGAAGCTTTCCGGGCTGCGCCTGATGAATAGCAACGGCCTGCTCGTGCCGCTGACCGAGGTCGTCGACATCATCCCGACCCGCGCCAACCCGATGATCATGAGCAAGGACCTGCACCAGATGGTCAACGTCGTGGCCGAAACGGACATGGTCTCCCAGGTCTACCCGCTGATGGACGCGCGCCATATGATCCTCGACACCCTCTCCGAGCAGTACGACATCGAGAAGAGCGGCCTCTTCGACCTCTCCCTCACCGACAAAAATACGGGGAGCCATTACGAGCTTCACTGGGACGGCGAGATGGAAGTTACCCTTGACACCTTCCGGGACCTGGGCGGGGCCTTCATCGCCGCGCTCGTGCTCATATTCTTGCTGATGGTCGTCTACTACAAGAGCTTTACGCTCAGCGGCATTGTCCTTCTGGGAAGCTTCCTCTCCATCATCGGGGTCATCGTGGGTCACTTCATTATGGACCTCTTCAGCGCCGACACCTTCTTCCTGACGGCGACGTCGCTGATCGGCTTCATCGCCCTGATCGGGATCAGCTCGCGCAACTCGCTGCTGCTCATCGACTTCACCAAGTCGCTGATGAGTGAAAAAGGGATGCATAAAACCGAAGCGCTCGCCTATGCCGCTGCCACCCGCGCCAAGCCGATCTTCCTGACGGCGACGGCGATCATCCTCGCCTCGACGCTGCTCGCCAGCGATGCCGTTTTCGGCGGCTTGGGCGTCGCACTCATTTTCGGCACCATCGCCGCCGTCGTCGCGTCGTTGATGGTCGTACCGGTGCTGCTGCACAACGCCGACCTCGAGCGCCACTTCGGGTTCAAAGAGCGCAAAGCCGTCTCCGTCTACGAGCCGTAA
- a CDS encoding efflux RND transporter permease subunit, translating to MHAHKPYTPKDYAGKLARYFINSPLTMILGITLLAIGYLSLMIMPREENPQMVVSGSTVIIALPGATAKEVENVIVRPLERKMKEVLGIEHIMGMAMDNVGIVNAAFYIGEEKEDSNLKVYDKIMQNADIFPENAMQPVIKPLDIDVDIPIVSVAFYAKDPSKMDDTRLYDAVKNLQHAINGLPNVAVTALKGGHKHQYNILVDLNKLSGYNLSLEQITQAVQALAYNVPAVKNRTTEGEIVIMGIKNAIESVRDVEDIIVAQYMGAPIHLRDVAKVEDGYDIQNFRSAAISARDGDTFTPAQEQVTLTISKLKGTNAVVIADEVKEALENFKPMLEKAGIKYSITRNDGERANEAVNELVFHLIISIVIIAILLVFVLGWRESLIVTFTVPAILAITLFIAYITGQTINRITLFAFLLSLGLLVDAAIIVIENIHRHFHSVESADMPKDDLLVEATDEIGPPTNIATFAIILTMVPMAFVGGMMGQFMKPIPANVPVALIASLFVAYIFTPYFAKRMMHRPDHAKHEGGHK from the coding sequence ATGCACGCACACAAACCCTATACGCCCAAGGATTACGCGGGTAAGCTTGCCCGCTACTTCATCAACAGCCCGCTGACGATGATCCTGGGGATCACGCTGCTTGCCATCGGCTACCTCTCGCTGATGATCATGCCCCGCGAAGAGAACCCCCAGATGGTCGTCAGCGGTTCGACCGTCATCATCGCCCTGCCCGGCGCCACGGCCAAAGAGGTCGAAAACGTCATCGTCCGTCCGCTGGAGCGCAAGATGAAAGAGGTGCTCGGCATCGAGCACATCATGGGGATGGCCATGGACAACGTCGGCATCGTCAACGCCGCTTTCTACATCGGCGAGGAGAAAGAGGATTCGAATCTGAAGGTCTACGACAAGATCATGCAGAACGCCGACATCTTCCCCGAAAACGCGATGCAGCCGGTCATCAAACCCCTCGACATCGACGTCGACATCCCCATCGTCTCCGTGGCCTTCTACGCCAAGGATCCCTCCAAGATGGACGACACCCGGCTCTACGATGCGGTCAAGAACCTCCAGCACGCCATCAACGGCCTGCCCAACGTCGCCGTCACGGCGCTCAAAGGGGGGCATAAGCACCAGTACAACATCCTCGTCGACCTGAACAAACTCTCCGGCTACAACCTCTCGCTGGAGCAGATCACCCAGGCGGTCCAGGCCCTCGCCTACAACGTGCCGGCCGTCAAGAACCGTACCACAGAGGGTGAGATCGTCATCATGGGCATCAAGAACGCCATCGAAAGCGTCCGGGATGTCGAGGACATCATCGTCGCCCAGTACATGGGGGCGCCCATTCACCTCCGTGACGTCGCCAAGGTCGAAGACGGCTACGACATCCAGAACTTCCGTTCCGCCGCTATCAGCGCCCGCGACGGCGACACCTTCACCCCCGCGCAGGAGCAGGTCACCCTGACGATCTCCAAACTCAAAGGCACCAATGCCGTTGTCATCGCCGACGAGGTTAAAGAGGCCCTTGAAAACTTCAAGCCTATGCTCGAAAAGGCGGGCATCAAATACTCCATCACCCGCAACGACGGCGAGCGCGCCAATGAAGCGGTCAACGAGCTGGTCTTCCACCTCATCATCTCCATCGTCATCATCGCGATTCTGCTCGTCTTTGTCCTGGGCTGGCGCGAATCGCTCATCGTCACCTTTACCGTCCCGGCCATCCTGGCGATCACTCTCTTTATCGCCTATATCACCGGGCAGACGATCAACCGGATCACCCTCTTTGCCTTCCTGCTCTCACTGGGGCTCCTCGTGGATGCGGCGATCATCGTCATCGAGAACATCCACCGGCACTTCCACTCGGTGGAGTCGGCGGACATGCCCAAAGACGACCTGCTCGTCGAAGCGACCGACGAGATCGGGCCCCCGACGAACATCGCCACCTTCGCCATCATCCTCACCATGGTCCCGATGGCCTTTGTCGGCGGCATGATGGGCCAGTTTATGAAACCTATTCCGGCCAACGTTCCGGTGGCGCTGATCGCGTCGCTCTTCGTCGCCTATATCTTTACCCCCTACTTCGCCAAGCGGATGATGCACCGTCCCGACCATGCGAAACATGAAGGAGGCCATAAATGA
- a CDS encoding efflux RND transporter periplasmic adaptor subunit: MKKLLLSFMLAAAALAADGLTVAGSVISDNQKMITSRYMGFVTEVGASEGERVKKGQLLYRIDSKEVDSAKARVELGISQAELALQMNQNQLSNVRLNLARYKRLLEKNMVSQYEVENLELAAKNMEDMVDISKKQVAQAKAQLSEVYNQYNYLRIKAPNDGVIIAKNIKVGEMAMPGMPAFVLADLSDLKIAIEVAESDLSKVPYGTKVAVEVPSVGLLTTGTVSAIIPSSNPMTHTFRVKVAFKTSSKAPIYPGMYATVTIP; the protein is encoded by the coding sequence ATGAAAAAACTGCTTCTCTCTTTTATGCTAGCCGCGGCCGCGCTCGCCGCCGACGGCCTCACCGTCGCCGGGAGCGTCATCTCGGATAACCAGAAGATGATCACCAGCCGCTACATGGGCTTTGTCACCGAGGTCGGCGCCTCCGAGGGCGAACGCGTCAAAAAGGGGCAGCTGCTCTACCGTATCGACTCCAAAGAGGTCGACAGCGCCAAAGCGCGGGTCGAACTGGGCATCTCCCAGGCCGAACTCGCCCTGCAGATGAACCAGAACCAGCTGAGCAACGTCCGGCTCAACCTGGCCCGCTACAAACGCCTGCTGGAGAAAAACATGGTCAGCCAGTACGAGGTCGAGAACCTCGAACTGGCCGCCAAGAACATGGAAGACATGGTCGACATCAGCAAAAAGCAGGTCGCGCAGGCGAAGGCACAGCTCTCCGAAGTCTACAACCAGTACAACTACCTCCGCATCAAAGCGCCCAACGACGGCGTCATCATCGCCAAGAACATCAAAGTCGGCGAGATGGCGATGCCGGGGATGCCCGCTTTCGTCCTGGCGGACCTCAGCGACCTCAAGATCGCCATCGAGGTTGCTGAGAGCGACCTTTCCAAAGTCCCCTACGGTACCAAGGTCGCCGTCGAGGTTCCCTCTGTCGGGCTGCTGACGACGGGCACCGTCAGCGCCATCATCCCGAGTTCCAACCCGATGACGCACACCTTCCGCGTCAAGGTCGCCTTCAAAACGAGCTCAAAGGCCCCGATCTACCCGGGCATGTACGCCACGGTCACGATCCCGTAA